In Fimbriiglobus ruber, a single genomic region encodes these proteins:
- a CDS encoding catalase family peroxidase, which yields MATDADPALIKNLLDALDTLSGTHPGFRPVHAKGVFCTGTFTPAPGAAGLTRADHARRPSTPVVVRFSAAAGLPTIPDNDLRGAGPRGIAIRFHLADHVHTDIVAHSHNGFPVHTGEEFLEFLRAVPLSGPDAPKPTPLETFFGTHPRAFQFATAPKPIPTSYARESFFAVTAFKFTNDSGATRFGRFRIAPAAGNEYLSPEDAEKKSADFLSDELGERLAHGPVVFHIRVQLAAAGDDVTDASAVWPNDREVVEFGTITLTQQADAHDPELWKIIFDPIPRVAGIDSAGDPLTEIRSAIYLMSGRRRRAAGPHS from the coding sequence ATGGCGACCGACGCGGACCCGGCACTCATCAAGAACCTGCTCGACGCCCTCGACACGCTCTCGGGGACACACCCGGGTTTTCGCCCCGTCCACGCCAAGGGCGTGTTCTGCACGGGAACGTTTACGCCCGCACCCGGGGCCGCAGGGTTGACCCGTGCCGATCACGCCCGCCGGCCGTCGACGCCGGTGGTCGTCCGGTTCTCGGCCGCCGCGGGATTGCCCACCATCCCCGACAACGACTTGCGGGGCGCGGGTCCCCGCGGGATCGCGATCCGCTTCCATCTCGCCGACCACGTCCACACCGACATTGTCGCGCATTCGCACAACGGTTTCCCGGTCCACACCGGGGAAGAGTTTCTGGAGTTCCTCCGCGCCGTGCCGCTCAGCGGTCCCGACGCCCCGAAGCCGACACCCCTGGAAACCTTCTTCGGAACCCACCCGCGGGCCTTCCAGTTCGCGACGGCCCCCAAGCCGATTCCCACCAGCTATGCGCGGGAGTCGTTCTTCGCTGTGACGGCATTCAAGTTCACGAACGATAGCGGAGCGACCCGATTCGGCCGCTTCCGGATCGCGCCGGCGGCCGGGAACGAATACCTGTCGCCCGAAGACGCCGAGAAAAAGTCCGCCGACTTCCTGTCCGACGAACTCGGCGAACGACTGGCGCACGGGCCGGTGGTTTTTCACATCCGCGTGCAGCTCGCGGCTGCCGGCGACGACGTGACGGACGCCTCCGCGGTCTGGCCGAACGACCGCGAAGTTGTCGAGTTCGGAACTATCACCCTGACGCAGCAGGCCGATGCTCACGATCCCGAGTTGTGGAAAATCATCTTCGATCCGATCCCAAGGGTCGCCGGTATTGATTCCGCGGGAGACCCGCTGACCGAGATCCGGTCGGCGATCTACCTGATGAGTGGGCGGCGCCGCCGGGCGGCCGGGCCGCACTCGTAA
- a CDS encoding sigma-70 family RNA polymerase sigma factor encodes MPIGPVADAIRTLSRPPDARSDGELLARFVADRDEAAFAELIRRHGPTVYGVCRRALGHADDADDAFQAVFLVLARRARDVRPGGAVGNFLYGVAVRTAAKARAAAAKRRRRLMSAAKPEPLAYPVEPSDLGPVLDEEVARLPDKYRAVVVLCDLNGKSRSEAAAELGWPEGTVAARVTKAREMLAARLRARGVTLSVGGLTAVLAGQASAVSPTLAADALTSALAFAAPTAALAAAVPPAARALAEEIMRGMAFGKWKLPAVLLLMSGMMIGGIGVTYTAGSGPADTAAGTPKAANAADQSDVPIGNVALKDHGTLVDAVAWAPDGKTFASVGVDGSVIVWDARTFKVRVKIESTGESHFELSYTRDGKSLAVIGSGPDYASGLVTFYDPATGAQQKKVAWNPNRRFGGLVGPDGLKLEMKLRIGLSPDGTRLAAPSDRQNAIDILTVPNLQVTAACEAAESGRNLVHAPPVFSADGKRAAFVESSVDVKRDPVTITYIRVCEAATGKTVATLSEEQTEHFWGLAFSPDGTHLAAAGHQRGGRGRITVWEIATGKVVFGFTPKYGTADAVAYSPDGKTVACGFATRRAGWLSTWGVNEIRLFDAAAGKLLKTLECETDARITGLAFSPDGKSLLSSNGGLYDTNGQRVTDPAAMAKNGTVRLWRLAPVDPTGEVKPPAKALAGGVAKKPEERPMWTERPALELPGWLAGSAAYSPDGKLLVVSGSDGHVRACDAATLKMVWEYKSDAPFAAVAFSTDGKTVGVTAKDGVQFLDTATGKPTNTLEEKGSSPTAVGFFADEATGRDGPGPGSAVHQVIFGSGSGYSVKTWLTGGPPSTMHLGVTRPEKQPADPYAVPLAVGPANVSKHVLVTGPLDRASGRNVFWAKRTGNGGSNQLLDGHKATVTAAAWSTDGKTIVSGDVDGIVITWDAATFKEKSRLTLPGRVAAVAVTTDGTRTAAAVVPLTGNAARSDNIRSPEGKSAAEVRAQPPAAADNPSYAEEIFAWDTAQPPAAPKPLSTRPAGGTFIGTAGLAFSPNGKSLAATFFNSDHLRSLGVLVGKLRVWDVTAPESAPPANPAAAPIEQTWEEKKILDDNGGSVSSVMYNAYRKTFTSVGSNGIVITWDAKLSASSSRVKLDEGDRPVLANQGSGTALFATTRKGYWMIQPAMNETFGPVSFPGATAVAYAPTKKRLAVSDGRKTAVVPIPISITGTLSLDVPPNTGTGEQPAGLAWSPDGERLAVIRNERVGGKWVVGIWSDGKDQAMKLLAGHENRVIAIDWSGDGATIATADEGGEIILWDAKTLAETHRIQVATKGKIDASIRCVTFSPDGKTLAAGVTTTLARAAGKQVPRQGVWIWDVVTGGQVAHFGDSTGPSFNALAFSSDGKTLAVARGSVDPVGKADEKMGCLQMFERVAAKPVAPAVAPGEQTWNFKKILDDSGAVSSVAYGARSQVFASARADGTVTVWDGKTLNPQFRVKLDNADRPALAFSSYVDIKDLLATPRRQPFYRENLLATVEVGIAQINLPTQKLLTIIPYGPRIKSSPLLGAGLTAKFDASQWADSPDKPSLPDLSKAREIVLNQLPDDVWLDVPDQPDENSGRVPNGLAWSERRGQYVVIRKEPVDGKWAIAVVDPSVGPAPDVPVRGRLGGRSPKILAGHAHLVKAVAWGANSSLIVSGDAGGEIIVWDADLFNKVCRIRLDESGNADASVQCVAFSPDGRTVAAGMSIVPAGAGKRVARHGVWMWDVSTGKLAARLDEAAGPPCTSLAFSNDGRTLLVGRGGRDSAGPAGVEAGNLIAYERVVATLPPDARQTWKPDWPLALETKFTFDVTFAADGKTFAVDELQKSVVRDIDDLKVRYTVDGGSPRFVGAELLTWSGAITSYTNAGTTKKILSVPATKGGILSHPVFSRGGKRLAGLNLIRARQFDVATGKEPTPLAGQQDGFGDGKSGSPGVGFDWSPDGTRLAGFFPFGEPGQAGGLGVWDAESGKQLAVKRVPPNDPAVAAYYVLAAFTPDGKNLAVAKTSPSRETAVALLDAASLKEVWSTPTAKTLGAADFYAIAVSPDGKTIAAGLYPILTRQGRVLLFDSASGKAVGDLPVPADAWCVSSLAFSPDGTTLVAVTGAHPSVTAGDGDKGKAYLCVWRAAKE; translated from the coding sequence ATGCCCATCGGCCCGGTCGCGGACGCCATCCGCACCCTCTCCCGACCCCCGGACGCCCGATCCGACGGCGAGCTGCTCGCCCGGTTCGTCGCCGACCGGGACGAGGCCGCGTTCGCCGAGTTGATCCGGCGGCACGGCCCCACCGTGTACGGCGTCTGCCGGCGGGCACTCGGGCACGCGGACGACGCGGACGACGCGTTCCAGGCGGTCTTCCTCGTTCTCGCACGCCGGGCCCGGGACGTTCGCCCGGGCGGCGCGGTCGGGAACTTCTTGTACGGGGTGGCAGTCCGAACCGCGGCCAAGGCCCGGGCGGCGGCCGCTAAACGGAGGCGCCGGCTCATGTCCGCGGCGAAACCCGAACCGCTCGCGTACCCGGTCGAGCCGTCCGACCTCGGGCCGGTCCTCGACGAGGAAGTGGCCCGCCTGCCGGACAAGTACCGGGCCGTCGTCGTGCTCTGCGACTTGAACGGGAAATCCCGGTCGGAAGCGGCGGCCGAACTCGGCTGGCCCGAGGGGACGGTCGCAGCGCGCGTCACGAAGGCACGCGAGATGCTCGCCGCCCGACTCCGGGCCAGGGGCGTAACCCTGTCGGTCGGCGGGTTGACCGCCGTACTCGCGGGCCAGGCTTCAGCCGTCTCCCCGACCCTGGCCGCCGACGCCCTCACCTCGGCCCTCGCGTTCGCCGCCCCGACCGCCGCCCTCGCGGCCGCGGTCCCGCCGGCGGCGCGCGCACTCGCGGAGGAAATCATGCGCGGAATGGCATTCGGAAAGTGGAAACTGCCGGCTGTCCTGCTCCTGATGAGCGGGATGATGATCGGCGGAATCGGGGTCACGTACACCGCCGGCTCCGGTCCGGCCGACACTGCCGCCGGGACCCCGAAAGCCGCGAATGCGGCCGACCAATCCGATGTTCCGATCGGCAACGTGGCCCTCAAGGACCACGGCACACTGGTCGACGCGGTGGCCTGGGCTCCGGACGGAAAGACGTTCGCGTCCGTCGGTGTGGACGGCTCGGTCATCGTTTGGGACGCCAGGACGTTCAAGGTACGAGTGAAGATCGAATCGACCGGTGAGAGTCACTTCGAGTTGTCGTACACCCGAGACGGCAAGTCGCTGGCTGTGATCGGCTCCGGGCCGGACTACGCGAGCGGGTTGGTCACGTTCTACGACCCGGCCACGGGCGCGCAACAAAAGAAGGTCGCCTGGAATCCGAACCGGCGTTTCGGCGGCCTCGTCGGACCGGACGGACTGAAGCTGGAGATGAAGCTGCGGATCGGTCTTTCGCCCGACGGCACACGTCTGGCAGCTCCGAGCGACCGCCAGAACGCGATCGACATTCTGACCGTCCCGAACCTTCAGGTCACGGCCGCGTGCGAGGCGGCCGAGAGCGGCCGGAACTTGGTACACGCCCCGCCCGTCTTCTCCGCGGACGGGAAACGGGCCGCGTTTGTCGAAAGCTCCGTGGACGTAAAACGTGACCCGGTCACGATTACATACATCCGCGTCTGCGAGGCCGCGACGGGCAAAACAGTTGCCACCCTGTCTGAGGAGCAGACTGAACATTTCTGGGGCCTGGCTTTTTCCCCGGACGGTACACATCTGGCCGCCGCGGGGCACCAGCGGGGAGGGCGCGGGCGGATAACGGTCTGGGAAATCGCCACGGGCAAGGTGGTGTTTGGCTTCACCCCGAAATACGGCACCGCTGACGCGGTCGCGTATTCCCCGGACGGCAAGACCGTCGCGTGTGGCTTCGCCACTCGCCGGGCGGGGTGGCTTTCGACCTGGGGAGTCAACGAGATCCGTCTATTCGACGCGGCTGCCGGCAAACTCTTGAAAACCCTGGAATGCGAAACGGACGCCCGGATTACGGGGCTCGCCTTCTCGCCCGACGGCAAGTCGCTTCTGTCGTCCAATGGCGGGCTCTACGACACAAACGGCCAGCGCGTGACTGACCCGGCCGCGATGGCGAAAAACGGCACCGTCCGGCTCTGGCGGTTGGCCCCGGTCGACCCTACGGGCGAGGTGAAGCCCCCTGCCAAGGCGCTGGCGGGTGGCGTTGCGAAGAAACCCGAGGAGCGGCCGATGTGGACCGAACGACCGGCCCTCGAACTGCCGGGCTGGCTGGCCGGGTCCGCGGCGTACTCGCCGGACGGCAAGTTGCTGGTCGTCAGCGGCAGCGACGGCCACGTCCGGGCGTGTGACGCGGCTACCCTCAAGATGGTCTGGGAATACAAGAGCGACGCCCCCTTCGCCGCCGTCGCGTTTTCGACCGACGGAAAAACGGTCGGGGTCACGGCTAAAGACGGCGTGCAGTTCCTAGACACGGCCACCGGGAAGCCAACCAACACCCTGGAAGAGAAAGGCAGTTCGCCGACCGCAGTCGGCTTCTTCGCGGACGAAGCGACCGGTCGCGATGGTCCGGGGCCGGGCAGCGCGGTTCATCAGGTGATCTTCGGGAGCGGAAGCGGCTATTCGGTAAAAACGTGGCTGACGGGCGGCCCCCCGTCGACCATGCATCTCGGCGTGACCCGGCCCGAGAAGCAACCGGCCGACCCGTATGCCGTCCCGCTCGCCGTCGGCCCGGCCAACGTGAGCAAGCATGTTCTCGTGACGGGGCCGCTCGATCGGGCATCGGGCCGGAATGTGTTCTGGGCGAAACGAACAGGTAACGGCGGCAGCAATCAGCTTCTCGACGGGCACAAAGCAACCGTCACCGCGGCGGCCTGGTCAACGGACGGCAAGACGATCGTCTCCGGCGACGTGGACGGAATCGTCATCACGTGGGACGCGGCGACGTTCAAGGAGAAATCGCGCCTCACGCTACCGGGCCGGGTCGCGGCGGTCGCGGTGACGACCGACGGAACGCGGACAGCCGCGGCGGTCGTTCCTCTGACCGGCAATGCCGCACGGTCTGACAACATCCGAAGTCCGGAGGGGAAGTCGGCGGCCGAAGTTCGGGCCCAACCGCCCGCGGCGGCCGACAATCCGTCATACGCCGAGGAAATCTTCGCGTGGGACACCGCCCAACCGCCGGCCGCGCCGAAGCCGCTTTCCACGCGCCCCGCGGGCGGGACGTTCATAGGAACCGCCGGCCTCGCCTTCTCCCCGAACGGCAAGAGCCTTGCAGCGACATTCTTCAACTCCGACCACCTGCGAAGTCTCGGCGTACTTGTCGGCAAGCTGCGCGTGTGGGATGTGACCGCGCCCGAATCGGCACCGCCTGCCAACCCAGCGGCTGCCCCGATCGAGCAGACGTGGGAGGAGAAGAAGATTTTGGACGACAACGGCGGCTCGGTGTCTTCAGTGATGTACAACGCGTATCGGAAAACATTCACTTCGGTCGGGAGCAACGGGATCGTGATTACATGGGACGCGAAACTTTCAGCATCGTCGTCCCGCGTGAAGCTGGATGAAGGCGATCGCCCGGTACTAGCGAATCAAGGATCGGGAACGGCTTTATTCGCCACGACACGGAAAGGGTATTGGATGATCCAACCCGCCATGAATGAAACCTTCGGTCCGGTTTCGTTTCCCGGTGCCACTGCCGTGGCTTATGCCCCGACCAAGAAGCGGCTCGCAGTCAGCGACGGGCGCAAGACAGCGGTAGTTCCGATCCCCATTTCCATAACTGGTACTCTCTCTCTGGACGTACCACCCAATACGGGCACCGGCGAACAGCCTGCCGGGCTCGCGTGGTCACCGGACGGGGAACGGCTTGCCGTGATCCGGAACGAAAGGGTCGGCGGGAAGTGGGTAGTCGGGATCTGGAGCGACGGGAAAGACCAAGCCATGAAACTGCTCGCCGGGCACGAAAATCGGGTGATTGCCATCGACTGGTCGGGCGACGGCGCGACGATCGCCACCGCGGACGAGGGCGGGGAGATCATTCTGTGGGACGCCAAGACTCTGGCAGAAACCCACCGCATACAGGTGGCGACGAAGGGAAAGATCGACGCCAGTATCCGGTGCGTGACCTTCAGCCCAGACGGCAAGACGCTGGCCGCCGGCGTCACCACCACTCTCGCCCGCGCCGCCGGCAAACAGGTTCCTCGACAGGGCGTCTGGATATGGGACGTGGTGACCGGCGGGCAGGTTGCCCACTTCGGCGATTCGACCGGCCCGTCGTTCAATGCCCTGGCATTCTCGTCCGATGGGAAGACGTTGGCCGTCGCCCGGGGCAGTGTCGACCCGGTGGGGAAGGCCGATGAAAAGATGGGATGCCTGCAAATGTTCGAGCGCGTAGCTGCGAAGCCTGTGGCGCCAGCAGTCGCCCCGGGAGAGCAGACGTGGAACTTTAAGAAGATTCTGGACGACAGCGGTGCTGTGTCGTCGGTCGCCTACGGCGCTCGTTCGCAAGTGTTCGCTTCGGCCAGAGCCGATGGCACTGTAACGGTGTGGGACGGTAAAACTCTGAATCCGCAGTTCCGCGTCAAGCTGGACAATGCGGACCGCCCGGCCCTGGCATTTTCTTCTTATGTGGACATTAAAGACTTGCTGGCTACGCCACGGCGACAGCCATTCTATCGAGAAAACCTGCTGGCTACCGTGGAGGTTGGAATCGCGCAAATCAATTTGCCGACCCAGAAATTATTAACGATCATTCCATACGGTCCCCGAATCAAGTCGTCGCCGTTGTTGGGGGCTGGATTAACCGCAAAATTTGACGCCTCTCAATGGGCAGATAGTCCTGACAAGCCATCCCTACCCGATCTCTCCAAGGCCCGCGAAATCGTATTGAACCAGTTACCCGACGATGTGTGGCTGGACGTACCCGATCAACCGGACGAGAACTCCGGGCGGGTTCCGAACGGGCTAGCCTGGTCGGAAAGGCGCGGACAGTATGTGGTGATCCGAAAAGAACCAGTAGACGGGAAATGGGCCATTGCCGTCGTCGACCCATCCGTCGGACCGGCGCCGGATGTACCAGTCCGGGGCCGTCTCGGTGGCAGGTCGCCCAAAATCCTCGCCGGACATGCGCATCTGGTCAAAGCCGTCGCGTGGGGGGCTAATAGCAGTTTGATCGTAAGCGGCGATGCGGGCGGAGAAATCATCGTGTGGGATGCGGACCTGTTCAACAAAGTTTGTCGCATAAGGCTGGACGAAAGTGGCAACGCGGATGCCTCGGTGCAATGCGTGGCCTTCAGCCCGGACGGCCGGACAGTCGCGGCCGGCATGTCGATCGTGCCCGCCGGGGCAGGTAAGCGCGTGGCACGACACGGCGTCTGGATGTGGGACGTGAGCACAGGAAAATTGGCCGCCCGGCTCGACGAGGCGGCCGGCCCACCCTGTACCTCCCTGGCATTCTCCAACGACGGGCGGACCCTCCTCGTCGGCCGCGGCGGTCGCGACTCGGCCGGGCCAGCCGGTGTCGAGGCGGGGAACCTGATCGCATACGAGCGGGTGGTGGCGACCCTGCCCCCTGACGCGCGCCAAACGTGGAAACCTGATTGGCCGCTCGCCCTTGAAACCAAGTTCACGTTCGATGTGACGTTCGCGGCGGACGGGAAGACATTCGCGGTCGACGAACTCCAGAAAAGTGTCGTGCGGGACATCGACGACCTGAAGGTGCGATACACCGTCGATGGAGGTTCGCCGCGCTTCGTAGGTGCCGAGCTGTTAACCTGGAGTGGCGCGATCACGTCTTATACCAACGCCGGAACAACGAAGAAAATCCTATCCGTGCCGGCGACCAAGGGAGGGATTTTATCCCACCCGGTGTTCAGCCGCGGCGGCAAACGGCTCGCCGGGTTGAATCTGATCCGGGCACGGCAATTCGACGTGGCTACTGGGAAAGAGCCCACCCCGCTCGCCGGTCAGCAAGATGGTTTCGGGGACGGCAAAAGTGGCTCCCCCGGGGTCGGCTTCGACTGGTCGCCGGACGGGACGCGCCTCGCGGGCTTTTTCCCCTTCGGCGAACCCGGTCAGGCCGGCGGCCTCGGGGTCTGGGACGCCGAATCGGGTAAGCAACTCGCTGTGAAACGGGTTCCGCCGAACGACCCGGCCGTAGCAGCGTACTACGTTCTCGCGGCGTTCACACCGGACGGCAAAAACCTCGCGGTCGCGAAAACGTCACCCAGCCGCGAGACCGCCGTGGCGTTACTCGATGCCGCGTCGTTGAAAGAGGTCTGGTCCACGCCGACCGCGAAGACGCTTGGCGCCGCGGATTTTTACGCGATCGCCGTGTCCCCGGACGGCAAGACGATCGCGGCCGGCCTCTATCCCATTCTCACCCGACAAGGGCGAGTCCTGCTCTTCGATTCGGCGTCCGGGAAAGCGGTCGGCGATCTTCCCGTCCCCGCGGACGCGTGGTGCGTCTCCTCACTCGCGTTTTCCCCGGACGGGACGACCCTGGTCGCGGTCACCGGGGCGCACCCGTCGGTGACCGCGGGCGACGGCGACAAGGGAAAGGCTTACCTGTGTGTCTGGCGGGCGGCCAAAGAGTGA
- a CDS encoding SDR family oxidoreductase: MIPIDFTGKVALITGVGDNESFAWFISKALAAAGAKIVLASHPRMVGIVESFLTREQDKESRLLPYGGGEFKVEKILPCDVSYDTMSDVPDEVKNDRRYAKFPDYSIQGTVDAVGKEFGGIDILIHSVAFSREITKPHKSTSRKGYLEAIGISAYSLTSLMRAAEPYMIGRPGGASAVGLTYLGGEKVIPYYGGGMSTAKAALQIDAQQLASNLGAKNIRVNLISAGPYASRAARSIRPGEFEKSVDHAAAKSPLPRPITPDEVANATVFLCSNLASAVTGQILYVDCGYNVMGI, from the coding sequence ATGATCCCGATCGATTTCACGGGCAAGGTCGCCCTGATCACCGGCGTGGGCGACAACGAGAGCTTCGCCTGGTTCATCTCGAAGGCGCTCGCCGCGGCCGGGGCCAAGATCGTCCTCGCCAGTCACCCGCGGATGGTCGGGATCGTCGAATCGTTCTTGACCCGCGAGCAGGACAAGGAATCGCGGCTGCTCCCCTACGGCGGCGGTGAGTTCAAGGTCGAAAAGATCCTCCCCTGTGACGTCAGCTATGACACCATGAGCGATGTGCCGGACGAGGTGAAGAACGACCGCCGGTACGCCAAATTCCCGGACTACTCGATCCAGGGAACGGTGGACGCCGTCGGCAAGGAATTCGGCGGGATCGACATCCTGATCCATTCGGTCGCGTTCAGCCGGGAGATCACCAAGCCGCATAAGAGTACGAGCCGCAAGGGCTACCTGGAAGCCATCGGCATCTCGGCATACTCGCTGACGAGCCTGATGCGGGCGGCCGAGCCGTACATGATCGGCCGCCCGGGTGGGGCCAGCGCGGTCGGGTTGACGTACCTAGGCGGCGAGAAAGTGATTCCGTATTACGGCGGCGGGATGAGTACCGCGAAGGCGGCCCTCCAGATCGACGCCCAGCAACTCGCGAGCAACCTGGGGGCGAAGAACATCCGCGTCAACCTGATCTCGGCCGGCCCCTACGCCAGCCGGGCGGCCCGGAGCATCCGCCCCGGCGAGTTCGAGAAGTCAGTCGACCACGCGGCTGCCAAATCGCCGCTGCCCCGCCCGATCACGCCGGATGAAGTCGCGAACGCGACCGTCTTCCTCTGCAGCAACCTGGCCTCGGCGGTCACGGGCCAGATCCTGTACGTCGACTGTGGGTACAACGTGATGGGGATTTAG
- a CDS encoding DUF1016 N-terminal domain-containing protein, whose translation MEFEQGGKERAEYGEERLKRRGKDLSEQFGRGLGWRNLFSMRAFYRGWEPHQMAPGKLQVRAKDSSGEKLQTASAISHPLLAAETFPLPSSHYVRLMTVPNLAARRFYEEEAIKGG comes from the coding sequence GTGGAGTTCGAGCAGGGCGGGAAGGAACGCGCCGAGTATGGTGAGGAACGACTCAAGCGGCGCGGTAAAGATCTTTCAGAGCAATTCGGGCGGGGACTCGGTTGGCGCAACCTCTTCTCGATGCGGGCCTTTTACCGTGGTTGGGAACCCCATCAGATGGCCCCTGGCAAACTTCAGGTTCGGGCAAAGGACTCTTCGGGTGAGAAATTGCAGACAGCGTCTGCAATTTCTCACCCGCTACTCGCCGCGGAAACTTTTCCCCTTCCGTCGTCCCATTACGTCCGACTGATGACCGTGCCGAACCTGGCCGCCCGCCGGTTCTACGAGGAGGAAGCGATCAAGGGCGGGTAG
- a CDS encoding DUF1549 and DUF1553 domain-containing protein gives MTSRFLSTAAVVCAAAILSLSSAYASPPSDDDKTALVGQPASLTVAPAAVTLTGPRDVRQLVVTGTYPNGVVRDLTWAVAAKSDKSDVLTVGEGLFLRGAKNGTATLTLSAGGKETTVAVTIAGLDQPKPVSFRHDVMAAFNVGGCNMGACHGTPSGKNGFKLSLRGFDPAADYNQLTREQFGRRSDRHNPDAALILLKGLGRVPHEGGARFGGSSYPSEAISTWLAEGLQDDSTSLPAVKSLDVAPGARVLLAPAKWQQLSVTATYADGAKRDVTRLTNFSCSDPAIADVNLNGLVEFKRPGEVAVLVRYLEEMVSVRLTYLEPRANFAWTNPPEPSFIDKHVFAKLRQMTILPSDVCTDAEFVRRAYLDAIGRMPTAGEAKVFLADAAADKRAKLVDRLVTEPEFADFWALKWADVLRSSRKTIQLKGSHAFHLWLREKIATNTGIDQIVRDLITSTGNTFTNPPANYYRIAKDPQGLAESTAQLFLGVRMQCAKCHNHPFERWTQDDYYGFAAIFARVKNKPAPENNPGAKGPNAATAEVVMATRDGEVTQPRTGKTMKPRFPGSGDQDVKPGADRREAFAVWLTAKENPFFAKSVANRVWFHLMGKGIVDPVDDFRESNPSCNDELLDALGKDFAANQFDLRHIVSTVMKSRTYQLSAQPNETNKDDGKYFSHAVTKLLTAEQLLDALCDVTAVPEKFAGLPAGTRAIQLPDGEINHPFLKTFGQPARELACECERESDGNLAQALQLINGPTVNEKVRNANNRLGPLLSAKTAEKSILEEIYLTALARTPDAEEVKTALAHVAKGQDKRRAWEDVLWAVINTREFLFRH, from the coding sequence ATGACCAGTAGGTTCCTTTCGACGGCCGCAGTCGTCTGCGCGGCCGCTATCCTCTCGCTTTCATCCGCTTACGCCAGTCCGCCTTCCGACGACGACAAAACCGCCCTCGTCGGCCAACCCGCGTCACTCACCGTCGCCCCAGCCGCCGTCACCCTGACCGGCCCGCGGGACGTGCGGCAACTCGTCGTGACCGGGACTTACCCGAACGGCGTGGTCCGCGACCTGACGTGGGCCGTGGCCGCGAAGAGCGACAAGTCGGACGTCCTCACCGTGGGCGAGGGACTCTTCCTCCGCGGGGCGAAGAACGGCACCGCGACGCTGACCCTGTCGGCCGGCGGAAAGGAAACGACGGTCGCCGTTACGATCGCGGGCCTCGACCAGCCGAAGCCGGTCAGCTTCCGGCACGACGTCATGGCCGCGTTCAACGTCGGCGGCTGCAACATGGGAGCCTGTCACGGGACGCCGAGTGGCAAGAACGGGTTCAAGCTCAGCCTCCGCGGTTTCGACCCGGCAGCTGACTACAACCAACTCACCCGCGAACAGTTCGGCCGCCGGTCCGACCGCCACAACCCGGACGCCGCCCTGATCCTGCTCAAAGGCCTCGGTCGCGTACCTCACGAGGGCGGGGCGCGGTTCGGCGGGTCGAGCTACCCGTCGGAAGCCATCTCGACGTGGCTCGCCGAGGGGTTGCAAGATGATTCGACCTCGCTCCCGGCGGTCAAGAGCCTGGATGTCGCCCCCGGCGCCCGCGTCCTGCTCGCGCCGGCCAAGTGGCAGCAACTATCCGTCACCGCGACCTACGCGGACGGGGCTAAGCGGGACGTGACCCGGCTCACCAACTTCAGCTGTAGCGACCCGGCCATTGCCGACGTGAACCTGAACGGGCTCGTCGAATTCAAGCGGCCGGGCGAGGTCGCGGTTCTCGTCCGCTACCTGGAAGAAATGGTGTCCGTCCGCCTCACGTACCTCGAACCGCGGGCCAACTTCGCCTGGACGAATCCGCCCGAGCCATCGTTCATCGACAAGCACGTTTTCGCCAAGCTGCGGCAGATGACGATCCTGCCGTCCGACGTCTGCACGGACGCGGAGTTCGTCCGCCGGGCGTACCTCGACGCGATCGGCCGCATGCCGACCGCCGGGGAAGCCAAGGTGTTCCTGGCCGACGCGGCCGCCGACAAGCGGGCCAAGTTGGTCGACCGGCTCGTGACCGAGCCCGAGTTCGCCGACTTCTGGGCGCTGAAGTGGGCGGACGTGCTGCGGTCGAGCCGGAAGACGATCCAGCTCAAGGGCAGCCATGCCTTCCACCTCTGGCTCCGCGAGAAGATCGCCACCAACACCGGGATCGACCAGATCGTACGCGACCTGATTACCTCGACCGGGAACACGTTCACGAACCCGCCGGCGAACTACTACCGAATCGCCAAAGACCCGCAGGGTCTCGCCGAGTCGACCGCCCAGCTCTTCCTCGGTGTCCGTATGCAGTGCGCGAAGTGCCACAACCACCCGTTCGAGCGGTGGACGCAGGACGACTACTACGGCTTCGCGGCCATCTTCGCGCGGGTGAAGAACAAGCCTGCGCCGGAGAACAATCCCGGGGCGAAGGGGCCGAACGCGGCGACAGCCGAGGTGGTCATGGCCACGCGAGACGGCGAAGTGACCCAGCCGCGGACCGGGAAGACCATGAAGCCGCGGTTCCCCGGTTCCGGCGATCAGGATGTGAAGCCGGGGGCCGACCGCCGCGAGGCGTTTGCCGTGTGGCTGACGGCCAAGGAGAACCCGTTCTTCGCCAAGTCCGTGGCTAACCGGGTCTGGTTCCACCTGATGGGCAAGGGGATCGTCGACCCGGTCGACGACTTCCGCGAGTCGAACCCGTCGTGCAACGACGAACTGCTCGACGCTTTGGGCAAGGATTTCGCGGCCAACCAGTTCGACCTGCGGCATATCGTCTCGACGGTGATGAAGTCGCGGACGTACCAGCTCTCCGCCCAGCCGAACGAGACGAACAAGGACGACGGTAAGTACTTCTCGCACGCCGTCACCAAACTGCTCACGGCCGAGCAACTGCTCGACGCCCTGTGCGACGTGACGGCCGTGCCGGAGAAGTTCGCCGGGTTGCCGGCCGGGACGCGGGCGATCCAGCTCCCGGACGGCGAGATCAATCACCCGTTCCTGAAGACGTTCGGCCAGCCGGCCCGGGAACTGGCCTGTGAGTGCGAGCGGGAGAGCGACGGCAACCTGGCCCAGGCGCTCCAACTCATCAACGGCCCGACCGTGAACGAGAAGGTCCGCAACGCCAACAACCGTCTCGGGCCGCTTCTGAGCGCAAAGACGGCCGAGAAGAGTATCCTCGAAGAGATTTACCTGACCGCCCTGGCCCGGACGCCGGACGCCGAGGAAGTGAAAACGGCCCTCGCGCACGTGGCGAAGGGCCAGGACAAGCGGCGGGCGTGGGAAGACGTCCTCTGGGCGGTCATCAACACCCGCGAGTTCCTGTTCCGGCATTAA